Within Dysgonomonas sp. HDW5A, the genomic segment CTACCCTATTGATTTGTTTACAATAGAAACTGCCAATCGATGGGTTGCACAAATTCCTAATCAAGAGATAAGAGAGCAGATTTGTGTAAACTTGTTTCAAACGACAGACTTTGCTGATAATATAGGTATAGAATGGATAAACAGTGAGGATGAAAATGTAAGGTCTACCGGATATTGGCTTATTGTAAGACGTTTGCTTACGAAAGCATTCAATCGTACCATACAATTAGATACATTTCAATACATTTGGGAGGATATCTCTTCTGAAAATACATCGTTACGCAATGCTGCAAATCTGTTTTTGAAGAATGCAGGAAAGGTTACTCCTCAATTGGCTGATCAAATTCTGGAAAAGGTTATCATCTTTAAAGATTCAGAAAATCCAATCAAAAAAGAGATATACGACAGCCTGTCATTTGAGTTTGAGTTTTTCTATGGTCACTAAAGAATATATCTAATCTCTTTAAAGCCAAACTTACGGATTTCACCTGATTCTAGTCTTAAGACTAATAGACCGGAGTCTTCTACATCATATATTTCTGCAAGGAAAGTAGTATCTGCATCTCCAAAAAGGTGAAGTCCCTCTTTTCTAAATAGAGATTGTTTATATTGATTTTTTATCACCTCAGGAGATTGTAGTTTCTCATAATAAAACATCAATCGCTCCAGTACTTGCTTTAATATATTTTTTACGAGATAAGAATTACCTGTGATTTGCTTCAAAGATACGGGATTAGGAGCATTGCTGATAAAAGCGTCCTGATTGAGGTTAATTCCAACTCCTACAATTGCCTTTTCGACCTCATCACCCATAATATCATTTTCGATAAGAATACCTGTTATTTTTTTTTCTTTCCAATAGATATCGTTAGGCCATTTTATAGATATATCAGCCGTGTATTGCTCAAGCACGTCTTTAATAGCCAACGAAATTATCTGAGATACGATAAAAGAACGATCAGCTTTCAAGCCGATAGGATACAGAATCGTGCTGAACATCAAATTTTTTCCCCTAGCCGATTCCCATGAATTGCCTTTCTGTCCCCGTCCGGCTGTTTGAAAATCAGTATAAACTGTGCTTCCATTTAGTAACGGTTTTACATTACTGATGTTTTTCAGATAAAGGCTTGTAGATGTCACTTCTTCCAAGTAAATAAATAAAGGATCTTTCATGTATATTATTTTTCTATTGATGCATACGCTGCTTGTAACTTTTTCGGTAACTTCCTGATAACCTCATCTACCGAATGTAAGATGAGTTCCTTTATCAAGTCATCGGGGACATCGCTCTCCAAACAAATAGAATTCCATTCTAATGCTTTAGTATGCTGACCATTCATAACACCTTCATATTGTTCTCTCAACTCTACCGACTTATCCGGATCGCATTTTATACTCACTCTAAACAATGCATCTTTAGGTTCAATATTTACGTAAGCAAACATTTTACCCATTACTTTAAAGACTAATATTCTATCGTCTAAGAAAGGAAATGATTCGTCAGCCCCTTTAACCGACAAACAAAATTCTCTCAGTTCTTCTATATTCATACATCTTGGTTTTAATCCATAGCAGCATATTCTGCTTGTTGCTTCTTAGGTAGTTTCTTAATGACCTCGGCTACTGAATGGTCTATCCAATATTTAAGTTCATCGTCCGGCATATTCTGTTCTATAAAAACAGAATTCCAGTATTTTTTATTGGCATGATATCCGGGAAGTACACATTCATACTTCTCTCTTAACTCAACAGCCTTTTCGGGATCACATTTAAGGTTTAGCATAAAGCCTTCGTCTCTTCGCTCCAAACTCATATAGGCAAACATTTTACCCATTACTTTAAAGACCAATACCGTCTCGTCAAAAGGAAAACATTCTTCTGCTCCCTTTATCGAGAGGCAATATTCTCTCACATGCTCTATATCCATATTATTATCAATTATCTGTCAACAGTTATCAAAAAAAAGCTCCTCTAATT encodes:
- a CDS encoding DNA alkylation repair protein; this translates as MQEEIIRDIRKRCRMAMNGIASASMRGYGLNYKLNFGVSIQKIKEIAARYGSDRDLAEVLWLDGTRELKILATLLYPIDLFTIETANRWVAQIPNQEIREQICVNLFQTTDFADNIGIEWINSEDENVRSTGYWLIVRRLLTKAFNRTIQLDTFQYIWEDISSENTSLRNAANLFLKNAGKVTPQLADQILEKVIIFKDSENPIKKEIYDSLSFEFEFFYGH
- a CDS encoding biotin--[acetyl-CoA-carboxylase] ligase; the encoded protein is MKDPLFIYLEEVTSTSLYLKNISNVKPLLNGSTVYTDFQTAGRGQKGNSWESARGKNLMFSTILYPIGLKADRSFIVSQIISLAIKDVLEQYTADISIKWPNDIYWKEKKITGILIENDIMGDEVEKAIVGVGINLNQDAFISNAPNPVSLKQITGNSYLVKNILKQVLERLMFYYEKLQSPEVIKNQYKQSLFRKEGLHLFGDADTTFLAEIYDVEDSGLLVLRLESGEIRKFGFKEIRYIL
- a CDS encoding MmcQ/YjbR family DNA-binding protein; the encoded protein is MNIEELREFCLSVKGADESFPFLDDRILVFKVMGKMFAYVNIEPKDALFRVSIKCDPDKSVELREQYEGVMNGQHTKALEWNSICLESDVPDDLIKELILHSVDEVIRKLPKKLQAAYASIEK
- a CDS encoding MmcQ/YjbR family DNA-binding protein; translated protein: MDIEHVREYCLSIKGAEECFPFDETVLVFKVMGKMFAYMSLERRDEGFMLNLKCDPEKAVELREKYECVLPGYHANKKYWNSVFIEQNMPDDELKYWIDHSVAEVIKKLPKKQQAEYAAMD